AGGCCGGCCTCGAGCATCCTGCGCACGGGCGGCGTCTGCGCGGCGGCCTCGGCGCCGTAGCGCGCGATGAAGTACTCGCCCTGGTAGGCCATGCGGTGCTGCACGGCGATCCCGCCGCCGAGCGCCGCGATCCGGTCGATGTTGCGCGCCGAGATCGTCTCGCAGTGGTCGAAGAACCAGCGCAGGCCGTCGAACGGCGTGTCGGCGTCGACGCGCTCGAACACGTCGAGGAAGCGTGAAATCGATTCGTCGTAGGTCGCGTGCAGGCGGAACGGCCAGCGATTCTCGACCAGCAGGCGCACCACCGCCTCCAGTTCCTGCTCCATTGCATCGGGCAGCTCGGGGCGCGGTTCGAGAAAGTCCTCGAAGTCGGCCGCCGAGAACACCAGCATCTCGCCCGCGCCGTTGACCTTGAGGAAATCGTCGCCGTCGCCGGGGCGGGTGGCCTTCACCCATTTCGCGAAATCCTCGATCTCGCGCTTCGCGTTCTGCGTAAACAGGTTGTAGGCGATCCGGATCGACAGCTGGTCGCGCCGGGCCAGCTCCATGATCACGGCGTAGTCGTCGGGGTAGGCCTGGTAGCCGCCGCCCGCGTCGATCGCGCTCGTCACGCCGAGCCGGTTCAGCTCGCGCATGAACTGCCGCGTCGAATTCATCTGGTCGTCGGGCGCGAGCTTCGGCCCCTTGGCGAGCGTCGCGTAGAGCAGGCCCGCGTTCGGCCGCGCGATCAGCATGCCGGTGGGGTTGCCGCGCCGGTCGCGCTGGATCTCGCCGCCCGGCGGATTCGGCGTGTCGCGGTCGTAACCGACCGCGCGCAGCGCCGCCGCGTTGAGCAGCGCGCTGTCGTAGAGGTGCAGGAGGAACACCGGCGTATCCGGCGCGATCGCGTTGATCTCGTCGAGCGTCGGGCCGCGCTTCTCGACGAACTGGAATTCGTTCCAGCCGCCCACCACGCGCACCCATTGCGGCGCCGGCGTGCGCGCCACCTGCGCGCGCAGCATCTCGAGCGCGTCGCGCAGCGAGGGCACGCCGTCCCAGCGCAGCTCCATGTTGAAGTTCAGGCCGCCGCGAATCACGTGCAGGTGGGAATCGTTGAGGCCCGGGATCACGGTGCGGCCGTTCAGGTCGATGCGGCGCGCGTCGCCGCGCGCCCATTGCATCACGTCGGCGTCGCTGCCGGTCGCGACGATCCTGCCGCCGGCCGAGGCCAGCGCGGTGACGAACGAGCGGCGCTCGTCCTGCGTGGCGATCTTGCCGTTGTAGATCACCAGATCGGCAATGCGTGCCGGTTGCTCGGGGGTGCTCATCGTCGCCCTCCTTCAGGCTGGATGGATTCGCATGCGGCGGACGCGCTGCCGCCGGATTCGGTGGCCGCGCCGCGCGCGCCCGTCGGGGCGCCGCCGCGGCCGGCTCAGGCGCGTGCCCGAGGCGCGCGCCACGCGGGCTCAGCCCGCCTCGCTCGCGTGCTCGCCGAGGATCTGCTTGGCGTAGCGCACGCCGATGCCGTAGGCGCTGTGCGCCTTGAAGATCTCCATGCAGCCGTCGTAGGTCTCGCCGCGCGCCCAGTCGCGCTGCAGCTCGCACATGAACTGCAGCGAGGTGGTGGGCACCGCGCCGGCCTGGATCACGCGCTGCACGGCGCGCTCGTGCGCCTCTTGCGTGACGTCGCCGCAGGCATCGGTCGGCACGTAGATCTCGAAGCCCTCGGCCAGCATCTGCACGGTCGGAAACGCGACGCAGACTTCCGTCCACAGGCCCGCGATCACGATCTTCCTGCGGCCGGTGGCCTTGATCGCCTCGCGAAATCCGGCGTCTTCCCAAGAATTCATCGAGGTGCGGTCGATCGGCCGGGTGTTCGGGAACACCGCCTGCACTTCGCTGAGCAGATGGCCGCTGAAGGTCTCCGAGGCGATCGTCGTCAGCACGGTGGGCACCTTGAACAGGCGTGCCGCCTTGGCGAGGATCTGCACGTTGTGCAGCACCGTGGTGCGCTCGTGCGAGTGCGTGCCGAAGAACATCTGCGGCTGGTGGTCGATGAGCGCGAGCGCGCAGTTGTCGGGGGTCAGCAGTTCGTAGGCCATCGGAAGCTCCATTGAGGGGGGCGAAGAATCGGCTCGCGGTCCGCGCGGCGCGTGGCATCTCGCGCGGCGCCGGGCTTGGCGATTGGCCTGCAGATTACGCAGGCACGACCTGAAAGTCCTGACGTTTATCTGAAGCAGGCCGGACCCTGGTGCCGGGCCCGCCGCACCGGCCGCACGGCGCACGAAAAAACGCCCGGCCCCAACCGGGCCGGGCGGCCTCGCGCGACGGCGGACGGCGCGTACTACCCGCGCCCGGCGGCCCGTCAGCCCTTCAGGAACGCCAGCAGGTCGGCGTTGACCTGATCCACGTGGGTGCTGCACATGCCGTGCGGCGCGCCGGCATAGACCTTCAGCGTGGCATGGCGCACCAGCCTGGCCGACAGGCGCGCCGAATCGTCGATCGGCACGATCTGGTCGTCGTCGCCGTGCAGGATCAGCGTGGGCACGCCGATCTTCTTCAGGTCCTCGGTGTAGTCCACTTCCGAGAACTGCTTGATGCACTCGTACTGGCCTTTGATCGAGCCGGCCATGCCCTGGCGCCAGAAGTCCTGCACGAGCCCCTGCGAGAGCTTCGCGCCGGGCCGGTTGAAGCCGTAGAACGGCGTGGCGAGATCCAGGTAGAACTGCGAACGGTTCGCGGCCACGCCGGCCCGGATGCCGTCGAACACCGACATCGGCAGCCCGCCCGGGTTGGCGGCCGACTGCAGCATCCGCGGCGGCACCGCGCCGATCAGCACGGCCTTCGCGACGCGCGCCTCGCCGTGGCGGCCCAGGTAGTGCGCCACCTCGCCGCCGCCCGTCGAATGGCCGACCAGCATCGCGCCATGCACGTCGAGCGCGTCGAGCACGGCGGCCAGATCGTCGGCGTAGCTGTCCATGTCGTTGCCCGCCGACGGCTGGCCCGAGCGGCCGTGGCCGCGCCGGTCGTGCGCGATCACGCGGCAGCCCTGGTTGACGAGGCACAGCATCTGCGCGTCCCAGGCGTCGGCCGACAGCGGCCAGCCATGCGAGAACACCACCGGCGTGCCGCTGCCCCAGTCCTTGTAGTAGATCGGCGTGCCGTCCTTGGCCGCCACGTAGCCGCCGCCGTCCGGGCGGCCCTTGGCGTGCGCCTGGGCGTGGGGCGCCGTGGCCGTGCCGGCGGCGGCAGGCAGGCTCGACATCGCCGCCATCGCGCCGGCCACGCCCGCGCCGGCCGAGAGCAGGCGGCGGCGCGTCATGAGGCTGTACTGGGTCGTCATCTCTTCTCCTTCGATACCTCGCCGCGGACCGGCCGGGCGAGCGGTTGGCGTCGTGCTGGATGGGATCGCCGCCGGGCGGGCCGCCCGCGCGTGTTGCGCGGCCGCGCGCCGGTCCGGGACGCGAAGGCAGCCTATCGGGGAGCAACGCCCAAGTCCTTTGGCAAACCTGAAGCGTTCTGAAGCACGGGCGGCGGGCACCGGCTGCAGGGAGGCTGCGGACGCCGCGAGGCGCACGCATCGGCCGGCGCGGCACGGCACGCCGATGCCGGGCAAGCGCGCCGCCGCGGCATGGGGGTGGCGTTCCCGCACCGGGCCGGTGGGCGCGAACGGCGGCCCGGCGCATCATGCGGCGTGAGCTGGCGGCGCGAACGGCAAACCTGAAGCGGCCGCCCGGCAGGGTCCGGCCGTCACGGCGCGCGACGCCGCGGGCGGCGCCGCGTTCGCGCCCGCTCAGGCCGGTTCGACGGCCTGCGCGTCGTGCGCACGCAGCGCGTCGCACAATGCCGCCAGCCGCGCCGCCTCGGGCACGCGCAGCGACATGCCGGTGCGCGCCAGCAGCGCGCGGAACGGCAGCAGCCACTCACGCATCTGCTGGCCGAAATCGGGCGCGTCGCGCAGCGATTCGCCGAGGTCGAGCACCGCGCGCAGCTCGAACAGATGCGCGCCCTGCTCGCGCGCCAGCTCGCGCGCCTCGTGCAGGTGCCGCCGCGCTGCCGCCACCGCGGCCGGCGTGCCGTGGCGGCGCGCGCGTGCGATCTCGACCAGGCCGCGCGCGCGCAGCAGCTCGGCCGCGAACCCCTGGTCGCCGTACACCTCGCCGTGACGCTGCGCCTGGTCGAGCCACTCGCGCGCCGCCTCGAACCGGCCGGCCGCCGTGAGCGCCTCGGCGCAGGCCGCCACGAGCGGGGCCATCAGCCGCTTCATGCCGCGCGTCGCGAGCCGGCCAAGGCACGCTTCCAGCCGCGCGAGCCCTTCGCGCGGCTGGCCCGTGCGCATTTCGAGCAGGCCGGCCAGGCATTCGCCGTAGTCGCGCCAGCCGTCGAAACGGTTCAGCGCCGCCTGCGAGCGCAGCAGTGCGAGATGGCGCGCGGCCGCCTCGATTTCACCGCAGGCGAGCGCGAGCGGCACCACCACCACCGCGAGCAGGTGACAGAGCGAGGGCTCGGGCAGATCGGCGCGCACATGGCTCAGCGCGCGCTCGGCCAGCCGCCAGGCGAGCGCCGTCTCGCCCTGGATCCACGCGATGCGCGCCAGCGTGCCGGTGCCGACGATGCGCGGATCGACGGCCGGCCCGCCCTCGGCGCGCTCGCCGTCGCCCAGCGCGTCGAGCTGCACGAGCAGGCGTTCGAGCCGCTCGCGCGCCTGGCGGTGTTCGCCGAAACAATGCAGCGAGGCGGCCAGCGTGGTGCCGGCGCAGAGCACCTGCCAGCGCGAGCCGCTGGCGAGCGCGCGCGATTCGAAATGCGTCGCGAAGCGCAGCGAGGCGTGAATGTCGCCCGCCGCCATTGCCGCGTTCCAGAGGCCCCACAGCGCGCGCGTGGCGAACCCCTCGTCGCGGTGCGACTCGGCGCGGGCCAGCACGCGGCGCCAGAGCGAGGCCGCCTCGCCGGCCTCGCCGCCCGTGAGCAGCAGCGTCGTCGCATAGGCCGAGCACACGCGCATCTCGCAGAGCGGATCGACGGTGTGCTCGGGCAGCGCGTCGAGCGCGGCAAGCGCACGCGCCGCGCGTTCACGGCACTCGGCGACCAGCGAGGCGTCGAGCAGCTTGCCGACCAGCGAGCCCGCCAGCGACACGCCGAGCACCGGATCGCCGTCGGCCGAGAACGCCCAGTCCCAGATGCCGCGCGCGGCGTCGAGCGGCGCGGGGCCGGCCGTGCACCATCCGGCGCAGGGCGCGTGGCGGCACGCGTGGTCGCCAGCTCGCGCCTCGCAGCAGGACTCGTCGATACGGCGTTGCAGGTAGCGCAGGTGACGGCGCGCGGCGCGCTGCACCTCGCCCTCGTCGCGCAGCTTCTCCATCGCGTAGGCGCGCGTCGATTCGGTGAGCCGGTACAGCGCGATCGCATCATGAAACTCCACGGCGATCAGCGACTTCGCGCTCAGCTCGGCCAGCGCCTTGATCGCGGTGGCGATCGGCATGCCCGGCTCGGTCGCCACCGCGCACACGGCGTCGAACGTGAAGCTGCCGGCGAAGAAGGCGAGATGGCGGAACAGCGTGCGCGCGTCGTGATCGAGCAGCGCGTAGCTCCAGTCGAAGGTCGCGCGCAGCGTCTGATGGCGCGGCAGCGCGAGCCGCAGCCCGCCGCTCAGCAGGTCCAGGCGGTCGTCGAGGCGTGCCGCCACGCCGTCCACGCCGAGCGTGGCGACACGCGCGGCGGCCAGCTCGATGGCGAGCGGCAGGCCGTCGAGCCGGCGGCAGATGTCGGCGACGAGGCGCAGGCTGGCGTCGTCGCCGGCGCAGGCCGCGGCGCCGTCAGGCGCGCTGCCCGGCGCGATCGCACGGGCACGCTGCACGAACAGCGCCACCGCCCCGTAGTCGGTCAGCGTGGCGAGGCTCGCGTCGGCGGGCGGCACCGCGAGCGGCTCGACGCGGTGCACGGCCTCGGCGCGGATCGACAGCGGCTCGCGGCTCGTCACGAGCATGCGCAGGCCGGGCACGGCAGCCGCCAGCGTCTCCACCAGCCACGCCACCACGCCGACCACCTGCTCGGCGTTGTCGAGCACCAGCAGCGTGCCCTCGCCGAGGCCGGCCAGCAGCGGCAGCGGATCGTGCGGGCCCGGCTCGGCGCTCGGGTCCAGCGCCACCGCGAGCGTGGCGAGCACCGCCTCGCGCGAGTCGGCCGACGCCAGCTCGACGAACACCACGTGGCGCACGCGCGGCTGCGATCGCGCGCGTGAATCCGCGTCGCGCAGACATTGCGCGACGCGCAGCGCGAGCGCCGTCTTGCCGATGCCGCCCGCGCCCACCAGCGTGACGACGGACGACTGCGCGAGCCGCGCCAGCACGTCGTCGAGGTCGCCGTCGCGGCCGATCAGCGGCCCCGCCCCGGCAGGCAGTTCGCCCGAGGCGGGCAGCAGTGGCGCCGGCGGATTCGCCGGGCCGGCCGGCACCGCCAGCCGGTAGCCGCGCCCGGTGATGGTGCGGATCAGCTCGCGGTCGGCATGCAGCGCCTTGCGCAGCGCCGCCACGTGAACCTGCAGCCGGTTTTCCTCGACGATCTGATTCGGCCAGACGGCCTCGAGCAGCGCGTCCTTCGACACCACCGCGCCGTTCGCGCGAAACAGGACGTCGAGGATGTCGAACGCGCGCGCGCTCAGGCGCAGCCCTTCGCCGTGCCGCCGCACCTCGCGCCGCTCGAAATCGACGTGCAACGCGCCGATTTGCACCATGACCGTCTCCAAATGGCGCCTGACCGCGGCGCGGGATGGACGCGCCCCGGGCGTGGCACACACGGGGGGCGATGGAGGAAGTGCGCGGATGGTAAGCGAGCCGCCGGATCGCGTCTTGAAGAAAAATCCGCTCGGCGCGCCGCTGACACGCCGCCTCAACGGGCTGCGGCGCGGCTTTTGAACAAAAGGCCAGTGCGCCGTCGCGTGCGCGAGGCGGCGGCTTCGGCGCGCACGGCGGATCGATGACATGTCGCTGACAGACACGGCAGCGACCCGGCCCGGCGCGATCTCGCGAGACGCGGCGCATCCGGTCCTTCGGACTTGAATCCCCGGCGATGAGGGGGACGCCTTTCGGCCGATGACACGCCGATTCGGGAATCGCCGGTTTTCCGCATTTTGCATGGCGCAAAATCCCGGTCTTTCATCCAGCTTGTGGCCGTGTTTTCGCGATGGTATAACCCGAACGCACCCTGGCGGCCGCGTGCCGACGGCCGCCGCGCGCCGGCCTCGCGCCATCGCCATGCCAGCCGGCACCCGTCACGCCCGCGCCGCCGCGGCGGCGCCCACGTCTGGCGCCGCCCCGCGCGCGCCTTTTCTGCGGAGGAAACCGCCCGATGTCGCCTGTTGCCGATACCGTCAGCGCCGCCGCTGCGCCGGCCCCGAGGGATACGCTCGGCTGCCTGTCGAGCAAGCTGCGCAAGAATCTGCAGTTCCAGAGCGGCGATTTCATGTTCCATCGCAAATGCATGGACACGCCGCAGCTCGAGCGCGTGACGATGCCGGCCAGCGACCGCGGGTTCCTGGTCGGCATTTCGCTACGCGCGGGGCACCATCGCAGGAACTTCCGCGGCCCGCGCGCGGAGGATTGCCACTTCGATCGGCATTCGATTTATATTCGCGATTTTTCAGAGAATTACGTCGCCGATCTTTACGGCAATTTCGATTTCCTGCTGCTCGAATTATCGTCGCGGTTTCTGGTTCGGCTCAGCGACGAGCACCAGGCCCCCGCGATCGACGGCCTGCTCTGCGCGGCCGCGGTGGCCGACCCGGTGCTCGGCCACCTGGGCGCCGCGATCGCGGCCGGCATCGAGACGCCGGGCGAACTCGGCGCGCGCTTCGTCGAGCAGGTCGGGCTGGCGATCGGCCTGCATCTCGCGCAGCGCTATGGCAGCCTGCCGCCGCGCGAGGCGCGCCTGAAGGGCCGGCTCAGCGCCGCGCAAGAGGCGCGCGCCAAGGAGCTGCTGATGCTGCGCGACCACCCCCGCTCGTCGCTGGCCGACATCGCGCGCGAATGCAAGCTGTCGCGCAGCTACTTCATCCGCGCGTTCGCCCGTACCACCGGCCGCACGCCGCATCAGTGGCTGCTGGAACAGCGCACCGCGCAGGCGCGCGGCATGATCGAGAGCACGCGCCTGCCGCTCGCCGACATCGCGATCGCCTGCGGCTTCTCGGACCAGAGCCACCTGAGCCGCGTGTTCGCGAAGGCGCTCGGCGTGACGCCGGGCGCATGGCGGCGCGGCGGGGGGCACTGACGCGGCGGGCAGTCCGCCGAAGCCGGCACCGCGGCCGGGCGCGCCGCGCCCCCCGAACGGGCCAGCGGGCCGCGCGGGTGCGGCAGCAGGCGTGGCGGTAGCGGGGCAGCCCCGGATACGCCGTGCCGCGGCGGCGGGGCAGCGCCGTCGGGCTCAGCCCGCGGGCGGCTGCGGTGCGTCCGCGGGAAGGTCGTCGTCCTCGGCCGGATGCGCGTCGAGCCACGCGACGATCTGCTGGGACGCCTGCAGCGGCGTGACCGTCTCACCGGTTGCGAGTACATCGAACTTGTCCGGGTCCATGCCGTCGGGGTTGTCGAGCTGCGCGATCGAGATCGTCCAGCGCCAGTCGATCTGATCGGCGATCGGCGAGGCGATGCCCTCGATGCAACAGCGGCAACCGTCGATCTCGGCGACGAAGCCCGTATGGGTCGGATCATAACTCGCAAACACGGCGGCTCCTCCGGTGGCTGGCTCCGCGACGGCGGACCAAGCGGCGAGTATCGCACGGCGCCATCGCGACCGGCGAGATGCGCGCGCCTGCGCGCCGGCACGGCATCCGCGTGACCGGCGCCCGGCAGGGCCGCGGCGCGCGCCTCAGCGGGTAGCGCGCGGCTTGCCGGCCCCCTTGCCGCGCGGCTTGCGCACACTGAACGGACTGCCATCGGTGACGTTCCCGGCCGCGCCCGCACGCGGCGCCGCCTTGCGCTTGCCCGGCGCGCCCGGCGCACGCGGTTTGGCGCCGGCCGGCGGCACACCGCCCGGCCTGGCTTGCGGCGTCTTCGGCTGCTTGGGCTTTTTCGGCTTCTTGATGAGCTCGCCGGCGGCGCTGGTTTGCGGCACGCGGTGCTCGGCTTCGAAACCCGGCTCCTCCTCGCGCCGCAGCGTTTGCCGGATCAGCGCCTCGATCGCGGCCAGTTGCGGCGCCTCGTCGGCACATACCAGCGACACCGCCACGCCGCTCGCGCCGGCGCGGCCGGTGCGGCCGATCCGATGCACGTAGTCCTGCGCCACGATCGGCAGATCGACGTTGATCACCAGCGGCAGATCGTCGATATCGAGGCCGCGCGCCGCCACGTCGGTGGCGACCAGCATCCGCACCTCGCCGCGCTTGAAGCGCTCCAGCGCGCGCAGGCGCGCGGGCTGCGGCTTGTCGCCATGGATCGTATCGACCGCGTGGCCCGCCGCCTCCAGCCGGGCCGCCAGATAATCGACGCCGGCACGGGTCCTGGCGAACACCAGCGCGTGCTGCCAGCCGTGCTCGGCCAGCAGGTGCATGAAAAGCTCGGGCTTGTTGCGTTTGTCCACCGTCACCACCCACTGCCGAACCCGGCTGGCCGTGGCATTGGGCGCGCTGACGCTGATCTGGACGGGCTCGTGCAGGCGCTTCGCGGCCATCGCGCGAATCTCGTCGGGGAACGTGGCGGAGAACAGCAGCGTCTGGCGCCGGGTGGGCAGGGCGGCGAACACGGCATCGAGTTCGCGGGCGAAGCCGAGGTCCAGCATGCGGTCGGCTTCGTCCAGCACCAGGGTGCGCACCTGGTCGAACTGCACCGCGTTCTGCCGGTTCAGATCGAGCAGCCGGCCCGGCGTGGCGACCAGCACGTCCACGCCCTTGCGCAGCTTCATCATCTGCGGGTTGATGCTGACCCCGCCATAGGCGGCCAGCATGCGCAACTCGAGGCCGCAGCCGTAGTCGGCGAAGCTTTGCAGCACCTGTTCGGCCAGTTCGCGGGTGGGCACCAGCACCAGCACGCGGGCACGATTGCTGGACACCGCGGGGCCCTGCTGCACCAGCCGCTGCAGCAGCGGCAGCGCGAAGCCGGCGGTCTTGCCGGTGCCGGTCTGCGCCGCGGCCAGCACGTCCTTGCCGCCGAGCACGGCCGGAATTGCCCTGGCCTGCACCGGCGTGGGCTCCGCGTAATTGAGTTCGCGCAGGTTACGCAGCAACGGTTCGATCAGGCCAAGCGAGGCAAAGGACATGGACGTGTTCCGGACTAAAACCGCGATTCTAACGGTTGCCGCGCCTCGGCCCGCGGCCGGCGCGGCTCGCCCGACGGCGATCCGGCCGGCATCGGTCAGCGCGCGGCGAGCGCCGGGTGCTGCATCAGCGCGGCGGCGGCCGGCGCCGACGAGGCCGGATTCTGCCCGGTGACCAGCAGGCCGTCGGTGACGACGTGCGGCGCCCAGTCGTCGGTCTTCGAATACAGGCCGCCCTTGGCCTTCAGCTCGTCCTCGACGAGGAACGGCACGACCTGGGTCAGCCCCACCGCGGCCTCCTCGGCATTGCTGAAGCCGGTGACCTGCTTGCCCTGGACCAGCGGCAAGCCGGCCGGCGTGCGGACGTGGCGCAGCACGCCGGGCGCATGGCAGACCAGTGCCAGGGGCTTGCCGGCCGCGATGAACGCCTCGATCAGCGCGATCGAGGCGCGATCCTCGGCGAGATCCCACAGCGGGCCATGGCCGCCGGGGTAGAACACCGTGTCGAAGTCGGCCTGCGAGACGCTGTCGAGCCGCACCGTGGCGGCCAGCTGCGCGCTGGCCTGCGGATCCTGCTCGAAGCGGCGCGTCATGTCGGTCTGGCTGGCCGGCTCGCTGCTCTTGGGGTCGAGCGGCGGCTGGCCGCCCTTCGGCGAAGCCAGCACGATTTCCGCGCCGGCGTCCTTGAACGCATAGAAGGGGGCGGCCAGCTCCTCGAGCCAGAAGCCGGTCTTGCGGCCGGTGTTGCCGAGTTCGTCGTGCGAGGTCAGGACCATCAGGACTTTCATGTCGTTGCTCCGTGGGGTTGAGAGGGGAAGTCGGTCGAGCCGCGAACCGGCCGAGCGTGGCCAAACCGGCACACCGCAAACCAGGCTGGCGGGCTGACGATGGCCGCGGTGCGGCGGCTCAGGATGGCGCGCACGACGTGCGACAAGTCCGCCACCCCGGCGCCCGGCTCGACCGCCAGGCATT
The window above is part of the Burkholderia glumae LMG 2196 = ATCC 33617 genome. Proteins encoded here:
- a CDS encoding amidohydrolase codes for the protein MSTPEQPARIADLVIYNGKIATQDERRSFVTALASAGGRIVATGSDADVMQWARGDARRIDLNGRTVIPGLNDSHLHVIRGGLNFNMELRWDGVPSLRDALEMLRAQVARTPAPQWVRVVGGWNEFQFVEKRGPTLDEINAIAPDTPVFLLHLYDSALLNAAALRAVGYDRDTPNPPGGEIQRDRRGNPTGMLIARPNAGLLYATLAKGPKLAPDDQMNSTRQFMRELNRLGVTSAIDAGGGYQAYPDDYAVIMELARRDQLSIRIAYNLFTQNAKREIEDFAKWVKATRPGDGDDFLKVNGAGEMLVFSAADFEDFLEPRPELPDAMEQELEAVVRLLVENRWPFRLHATYDESISRFLDVFERVDADTPFDGLRWFFDHCETISARNIDRIAALGGGIAVQHRMAYQGEYFIARYGAEAAAQTPPVRRMLEAGLPVGAGTDATRVASYNPFVSLYWLVSGRTVGGTPIYAARDRLERMEALRRYTVGSAWFSNDETSKGALVPGHYADFAVLTDDFFTIEEDAIKHLESVLTVVNGRVVYADGEFGAYGPPALPVSPSWSPVAEFGGYARYRPVGAPERACADGCANRCGVHRHAHGLAWGRNAPAGDPNAFWGALGCSCFAF
- a CDS encoding hydrolase, with protein sequence MAYELLTPDNCALALIDHQPQMFFGTHSHERTTVLHNVQILAKAARLFKVPTVLTTIASETFSGHLLSEVQAVFPNTRPIDRTSMNSWEDAGFREAIKATGRRKIVIAGLWTEVCVAFPTVQMLAEGFEIYVPTDACGDVTQEAHERAVQRVIQAGAVPTTSLQFMCELQRDWARGETYDGCMEIFKAHSAYGIGVRYAKQILGEHASEAG
- a CDS encoding alpha/beta fold hydrolase, which encodes MTTQYSLMTRRRLLSAGAGVAGAMAAMSSLPAAAGTATAPHAQAHAKGRPDGGGYVAAKDGTPIYYKDWGSGTPVVFSHGWPLSADAWDAQMLCLVNQGCRVIAHDRRGHGRSGQPSAGNDMDSYADDLAAVLDALDVHGAMLVGHSTGGGEVAHYLGRHGEARVAKAVLIGAVPPRMLQSAANPGGLPMSVFDGIRAGVAANRSQFYLDLATPFYGFNRPGAKLSQGLVQDFWRQGMAGSIKGQYECIKQFSEVDYTEDLKKIGVPTLILHGDDDQIVPIDDSARLSARLVRHATLKVYAGAPHGMCSTHVDQVNADLLAFLKG
- a CDS encoding ATP-binding protein gives rise to the protein MVQIGALHVDFERREVRRHGEGLRLSARAFDILDVLFRANGAVVSKDALLEAVWPNQIVEENRLQVHVAALRKALHADRELIRTITGRGYRLAVPAGPANPPAPLLPASGELPAGAGPLIGRDGDLDDVLARLAQSSVVTLVGAGGIGKTALALRVAQCLRDADSRARSQPRVRHVVFVELASADSREAVLATLAVALDPSAEPGPHDPLPLLAGLGEGTLLVLDNAEQVVGVVAWLVETLAAAVPGLRMLVTSREPLSIRAEAVHRVEPLAVPPADASLATLTDYGAVALFVQRARAIAPGSAPDGAAACAGDDASLRLVADICRRLDGLPLAIELAAARVATLGVDGVAARLDDRLDLLSGGLRLALPRHQTLRATFDWSYALLDHDARTLFRHLAFFAGSFTFDAVCAVATEPGMPIATAIKALAELSAKSLIAVEFHDAIALYRLTESTRAYAMEKLRDEGEVQRAARRHLRYLQRRIDESCCEARAGDHACRHAPCAGWCTAGPAPLDAARGIWDWAFSADGDPVLGVSLAGSLVGKLLDASLVAECRERAARALAALDALPEHTVDPLCEMRVCSAYATTLLLTGGEAGEAASLWRRVLARAESHRDEGFATRALWGLWNAAMAAGDIHASLRFATHFESRALASGSRWQVLCAGTTLAASLHCFGEHRQARERLERLLVQLDALGDGERAEGGPAVDPRIVGTGTLARIAWIQGETALAWRLAERALSHVRADLPEPSLCHLLAVVVVPLALACGEIEAAARHLALLRSQAALNRFDGWRDYGECLAGLLEMRTGQPREGLARLEACLGRLATRGMKRLMAPLVAACAEALTAAGRFEAAREWLDQAQRHGEVYGDQGFAAELLRARGLVEIARARRHGTPAAVAAARRHLHEARELAREQGAHLFELRAVLDLGESLRDAPDFGQQMREWLLPFRALLARTGMSLRVPEAARLAALCDALRAHDAQAVEPA
- a CDS encoding helix-turn-helix domain-containing protein; its protein translation is MSPVADTVSAAAAPAPRDTLGCLSSKLRKNLQFQSGDFMFHRKCMDTPQLERVTMPASDRGFLVGISLRAGHHRRNFRGPRAEDCHFDRHSIYIRDFSENYVADLYGNFDFLLLELSSRFLVRLSDEHQAPAIDGLLCAAAVADPVLGHLGAAIAAGIETPGELGARFVEQVGLAIGLHLAQRYGSLPPREARLKGRLSAAQEARAKELLMLRDHPRSSLADIARECKLSRSYFIRAFARTTGRTPHQWLLEQRTAQARGMIESTRLPLADIAIACGFSDQSHLSRVFAKALGVTPGAWRRGGGH
- a CDS encoding DEAD/DEAH box helicase, yielding MSFASLGLIEPLLRNLRELNYAEPTPVQARAIPAVLGGKDVLAAAQTGTGKTAGFALPLLQRLVQQGPAVSSNRARVLVLVPTRELAEQVLQSFADYGCGLELRMLAAYGGVSINPQMMKLRKGVDVLVATPGRLLDLNRQNAVQFDQVRTLVLDEADRMLDLGFARELDAVFAALPTRRQTLLFSATFPDEIRAMAAKRLHEPVQISVSAPNATASRVRQWVVTVDKRNKPELFMHLLAEHGWQHALVFARTRAGVDYLAARLEAAGHAVDTIHGDKPQPARLRALERFKRGEVRMLVATDVAARGLDIDDLPLVINVDLPIVAQDYVHRIGRTGRAGASGVAVSLVCADEAPQLAAIEALIRQTLRREEEPGFEAEHRVPQTSAAGELIKKPKKPKQPKTPQARPGGVPPAGAKPRAPGAPGKRKAAPRAGAAGNVTDGSPFSVRKPRGKGAGKPRATR
- a CDS encoding type 1 glutamine amidotransferase domain-containing protein, with translation MKVLMVLTSHDELGNTGRKTGFWLEELAAPFYAFKDAGAEIVLASPKGGQPPLDPKSSEPASQTDMTRRFEQDPQASAQLAATVRLDSVSQADFDTVFYPGGHGPLWDLAEDRASIALIEAFIAAGKPLALVCHAPGVLRHVRTPAGLPLVQGKQVTGFSNAEEAAVGLTQVVPFLVEDELKAKGGLYSKTDDWAPHVVTDGLLVTGQNPASSAPAAAALMQHPALAAR